In the genome of Delphinus delphis chromosome 15, mDelDel1.2, whole genome shotgun sequence, one region contains:
- the PRELID3B gene encoding PRELI domain containing protein 3B, whose protein sequence is MKIWTSEHVFDHPWETVTTAAMQKYPNPMNPSVVGVDVLDRHVDLSGKLHSHRLLSTEWGLPSIVKSLIGAARTKTYVQEHSVVDPVEKTMELKSTNISFTNMVSVDERLIYKPHPQDPEKTVLTQEAIITVKGVSLGSYLEGLMASTISSNANKGREAMEWVIHKLNAEIEELTASARGSIRTPMAAAAFVEK, encoded by the exons CCACCCATGGGAAACTGTTACAACGGCTGCAATGCAGAAATACCCAAACCCTATGAACCCAAGTGTGGTTGGAGTTGATGTACTGGACAGACACGTAGATCTCTCCGGAAAGTTGCACAGCCATAGACTTCTCAGCACAGAGTGGGGACTGCCTTCTATTGTGAAATCT CTTATTGGTGCAGCAAGAACCAAAACATATGTGCAAGAACATTCTGTAGTGGATCCCGTAGAGAAAACAATGGAACTTAAATCTACTAAT atttcatttacaaatatggTTTCAGTAGATGAGAGACTTATATACAAACCACATCCTCAAGACCCAGAAAa AACTGTTTTGACTCAGGAAGCCATAATTACCGTGAAAGGGGTCAGTCTCGGCAGTTACCTCGAAGGCCTGATGGCCAGCACGATATCGTCAAACGCCAATAAA ggccgAGAAGCAATGGAGTGGGTAATACATAAATTAAATGCTGAAATTGAGGAATTGACGGCTTCGGCAAGAGGGAGCATAAGGACACCAATGGCAGCAGCAGCATTTGTGGAGAAATGA